CCGTTTGAACGTCGCATTCAACTTGCAGAACTGGATTACGTTACCTCCTCAAGGATCGGGCTGACAAGTATCGCGGAGAATTATGTTGGACTCCCGATTGAGTGGTAGCACAATTGAAGACATCACGGGATACTTTTCTTGAAACGTCAATATAGGACTGGTTGGAGGCGGATGAAATGGCATTTGATTTCTCTACACTCAATAAACAGTATATCGATGGAACGTGGCGCGACGGTCGAAGTGGCAAAGTCTATGTAGATCAAAATCCGTACGACGAGACAACCGTAGCTGAATTTCAGATGGCTTCCATAGAGGATGTGGACTTGGCTTGCCAAGCAGCACAGCGCGCTCAAAAGGAATGGGCGAAAGTCAATCCTTTTGAAAAGCGGGAATTGTTTGAGCGTGCTGTTCAAATTATCGACGACAACACAGAGTCGATTGCGCGAGTGATCGCGGATGAGATTGGCGGAACATTTGTTAAAGCGATGATCGAAATCATGCTCGTGAAAAATACATTGAAGGAGGCAGCCACCTACCCGATGCGGATGGACGGACGAATCATTCCTGCGTCCATTCCCGGCAAGGAGAACCGTCTATATCGGTTGCCCGTGGGCGTGGTTGCTGTACTCAGCCCATTCAACTTCCCATTTTGCCTCAGCATGAGGGCGGTGGCGCCAGCACTTGCTTGTGGCAACGGGGTCGTGTTGAAGCCAAACGAGGCTTCGGCTATTACCGGTGGGACGATGATCGCAAAGATCTTTGAAGAGGCCGGTCTGCCGAAGGGTCTATTAAACGTCATTGTGACGGAGATCGGACAGATTGGCGACTCGTTCATTGAACACCCCATCCCGAAGGTCATTTCGTTTACAGGCTCAACCCCAGTGGGACGTCATATCGGTGAAGTGGCCTCGAGGAACCTGAAGCGCGTCGGGCTGGAGCTCGGTGGCAACAGTGCCCTAGTTGTTCTGGAAGACGCCGATATTGATCAGGCCGTGAACGCATCCGTCTTCAGCCGATTTGCGCACCAGGGGCAAATTTGCATGTGCACCAATCGGGTGATTGTTCATCGCGAAGTCTATGATATATTTGTCGAGAAACTGGTTGACAAAGTTGCCTCATTAAAGTGCGGCGACCCACGAGAACAAGATACCGTTATCGGGCCCCTCATTAATCATCGACAAGTGGAACTGTTGCAAAAGGTCGTCGATGAGAGCATTGCACAAGGGGCGAAACTGGCCTACCGCGGCCCGGTCGAAGGAAACGTTGTTGGACCGATAGTGTTGACGGACGTCTCGGAAGAGATGACCTGCGCGAGACAGGAAATGTTTGGCCCAGCTATCGCCATCATCCCAGTCGACTCGGAAGACGAAGCTATCCGCGTGGCGAACAATAGTGATTTTGGCCTCAGCGGCGCCGTACATACGAGCAACCTAGAACGTGGGGTAGAAATCGCCAAGCGCATTGAGTCAGGGATGGTCCACGTAAACGACGGAACGGTCAACGATGAACCTTTGGTTGCATTCGGCGGGGAGAAAGCGTCCGGTGTTGGTCGCTACAACGGTGAGTGGGCGCTTGAGGAATTCACGACCGTCAAGTGGATCTCTGTTCAGCACGAAAAGCGCGAATACCCGTTTTGATCTGCATGATGGAGTGATTTTTGGGGGACCGCACTCCTAGCGTCATTGCGTTGATGATGCTAGCGAACGGTCCCCGCTTTTGGAATGTTAGCGGCGCCGTTCGTAGTAACCGAGTCGGCTGGAAATCTCCTTGCCCATGGATTCGAGTGTCCTGGCAAAAGACTTCATCTTCTCTTCTGTAAATCGCTCTGCCGGTCCCACGACGGTCACCGCACCGATGACCTGTCGCGTATAGTCCCGAACTGGGACCGCTACAGAGTGAACCCCTTCACGGAGCTCACTTCGACTGATGGCGTATCCCGCTTTGCGAATTTCGGACAGTGCAACTTTTAGTTGATGGGGATCAGTGATTGTCGACCTGGTTCGTTTTTCAAGGCCTCGACGGATGACTTCATCTATCATTTCTTCTTTTTGGGACGCTAAAATCGCCTTACCGGAACTCGTGCAATGTAACGGATTCTTGCCCCCGAGATGTGTTGATATTTTAATAGGGTGCTTGCACTCAAGCTTGCTCACGTAGACGGTCGAATAGTTTTCAAGGACGGCGAGGTGAACGGTTTCGTCAAATCGGTTTACGAACTCTTCCAATAGATGCTGGCCTTCTCGATAGATTTCTAAGTTCGACATGATAATGCCGCCGAGACTTAAAACGGAGAGTCCGAGACGATACCGATGCGTATGTTCATCGCGGAGAACAAACCCCTCTTCTGCAAGGGTGGTCATGACGCGGTGTACAGTGCTTTTCGAGAGGCCCAGAGATTGCGCGATTTCAGTGATTCCCTTTTCTGGCTCTTCCATCGTGAAGCATTTGAGTGCTAATAGCGCGTTTTTTAAGGATGAAAGTGTTCGATAATCACTCGTGTGATTTTCCACGATGATTCTCCTCCATGGCAGGGCCAGCGTTTTTTATACACATTTATCTTGTGTTCCGTATAGAGAAACTCCAACATAGTGAAACCGCTTGCTTGGTGTTACCATCCTTGTAAGTACTCTTCTCGAAGCTCTTTTTCCAACGTTTGAGCGTGTGCAGTGAAACATCTCGTACACGCCAATTTGAAGGGAGGAAGCCCTATGAGCCTGGAATTGGCAATGATTACGCCACATACCCCAAGAATCTGTCACCAAGACAGAGTTCCTGATTTTCAAAAACCAATGGTCGACGCGATGTACAAATGCGCGGACATCATTGATCGTGTCAATCCTGATGTTGTCGTTTTAATATCGTGTCACTGGATGTCCAGTTTTTTTCATTATGTCGACATTACACCGAGACATCAAGGAATTTTAACTGCCGTTGAGTGTCCTGATCTGATCACGGACGTTCCATACGATCACCCTGGCCATCCAGATCTCGGTCAGAAACTTGTTGACGCAGGAAAAGCTGCGGGCCTATCCGTCGTCGGAATCAATGACCCGACATATATTTGGGATTACGGCACGGTCGTCCCGCTACGTTATCTACTCAAAAATAAGGACATTCCCATTGTCGATCTCTCCGTTTGTTGGGCCGCATCCATCCAGGAGTCAATCGAGTGGGGCCGCGTGATCGGGCAAGTATTTGAAGAATCTCCCCTACGCGTTGTCTTCCTGGCGAGTGGTGCGTTGGCGCACAACCTCGGCCGTGGCCCAGAACTGTGGCCAAACATTACGGAACAGGCGCTTGACAGAGAGTTCTGCAATTATCTCGTGAAAGGTGATCGCGACTCTGCTGTTTCCATGCTCCCGTCCTACGTTCGCGCTGCTGGTGTTGAGTCAGGTGGGCGTCACGTTGCCGTTCTCCTGGGCGTAGTTCAGAACAAGTTTATGGGCGAACTGCACGGATACGGACCTTCTTCGGGATCAGGGAACCCGGTCTTGACCATCCAATATGCTGGCTAACGCGAAAACCAACGCAAGCGTTTGATGCCGATTTTTAGCTTCATCCTATCACACGAACTTGAGATGAGAGGTAGAAAAGAATGGAGAAAGTTTTGCATTTTATCGACGGTCAATTTGTGGAATCTGCGGATGGCCGCACGTTCGATAATATCAATCCAGCAACTGGCGAAAAAATCGGAACAGTGGCGGAAGGCAGCAAACGTGAAATCGATCAAGCCGTGGCCGCCGCACGTCGAGCATTCAAGACGTGGGGAAAGACATCTGCGGCTGAAAGGTCTGTTATCTTACACAAAATTGCAGATCTCATTGAAGCCAACTTAGAAGAATTGGCACTTCTGGAGACGGCGGATACGGGTAAACCGTTGTCGCTGTCAAAGAGTCTCGATATTCCACGTTCTGCATATAACTTCCGGTTCTTTGGCGACTTTGTCAAAGGGATGAGCACAGAAACATTTGAAATGGAAGGCGTTGCATTGAACTACGCCCTTCGTCGACCGGTTGGTGTCGCCGGTCTCATTTCACCTTGGAACCTGCCGCTGTTCTTACTCACTTGGAAGGTTGCGCCTTGTCTCGCGGCCGGAGATACATGTGTTATCAAGCCTGCGGAGTTGACGCCCATGACGGCCACGAAGTTGGCGGAAATCTGCAAGGAAGCGGGTCTTCCGGACGGCGTGCTCAACGTCGTCCACGGCTTTGGACCGGATGCCGCTGGGTCAGCCTTGACGGAACACCCTGACGTGGACCTCATCTCATTAACCGGCGAGACGAGCACAGGCAAAGCTGTCATGAAGGCTGCATCGTCTACTTTGAAGGGCCTGTCTCTGGAATTGGGTGGTAAGAACCCGAACATTATTTTTGCGGACTGCGATTTGGAGGATGCGCTCGAAACAACCATCCGCTCCAGCTTCGTCAACCAAGGTGAAGTTTGTCTCTGTGGCTCTCGCATCTACGTTGAACGTCCACTGTACGACACATTTGTCGAACGCTTGGTCGACAAGGCATCGAAACTGGTCGTAGGCGATCCGCTCGATCCAAAGACAAACGTCGGTGCACTCATCGGTGCCGAACATCTCGACAGAGTCGAAGGGTTTGTCACACGTGCCGTTCAGGAGGGCGGACGCATTCTGCTTGGAGGCAAGCGTCCAGAACAATTGGCCAAGGGGGCTTTCTTCGAACCAACAATCATTGTCGACGTGGATTCTTCCTGTGAAATCACCCGCCAAGAGGTGTTCGGTCCGGTTGTGACCATCCAACCATTTGACACGGAAGAAGAAGTCGTTGCACTCGCCAATGACACGAGCTATGGCTTGGGCGCAACAATTTGGACATCGAACTTGAAGCGGGCTCACCGTGTGGCGGGCGAGATCGAGGCAGGCATTATCTGGGTCAACACGTGGTTCCTGCGTGACCTTCGCACACCATTCGGCGGTATGAAACAAAGCGGTATCGGTCGCGAAGGCGGCGTGCACAGCTTCGAATTCTTCTCTGAGTTGAAAAACGTCTGCATCAAGCTCTGATGGGGAGGGTCATGAATGGGAGACAATCGCACAGCTGAGTTCGCCGAGAAGCTGTATTTGGCGGAGCGGAATCTGTCCGTCATCGCACCCTTGACGAGTGAAGTGCCGGACATGTCGATGGAAACAGCGTACGGCATCCAGATGCTGAATGTGGAAAAGAAGTTGGGAAACGGGGATCGTGTCGTGGGTCACAAAATTGGACTCACGAGCAAACCGATGCAGACCATGCTCGGTGTTGGGGAACCGGACTTCGGCCACTTGTTTACATCGATGCATTATCAATCAGGGGATGTCATCGACTATCCCCTGATCCAACCGAAAGTTGAACCGGAGTTGGCTTTTATCCTCAAAGAGGATTTGGCCGGGCCGAATATCGGAATCCAAGATGTCCTTCGGGCCACTCGCTTTGTGCTGCCGGCCATCGAAGTGATCGATAGCCGCGTGGCCGATTGGAAAATCAAGTTGGCTGATACGATTGCCGATAACGCGTCTTCGGGGTGTTTTGTCCTAAGTGACACAGTGACGGCCATTGAGCACGCCAATATCACGACGGCTGGCGCTGTCATGAAAATCAATGGGGAAGTCGCTGAGACGGGTGCGGGCGCGGCCGTCATCGGTAATCCAGCGCTTGCCGTTGCATGGCTTGCGAACAAGCTCTCCTCACTTGGCACAACGCTCCGAGCCGGAGATATCATTTTGTCCGGTGCAGTGAGTAAGGCAGTGCCTGTTCAACCAGGTGATCATGTGTCGCTGTCCTTCGGTCGTCTCGGACGCGTCGACCTGACCATGAAGGCTTAAATAAACGGACTATAACGGAGGGTGGAGAATATGACGAAGCTTACTGCGGCTATCGTCGGATCGGGTAATATCGGAACCGACTTGATGATCAAACTGATGCGCAGCGAATGGATCGAACCACGCTGGATGATAGGGATTGACCCGGAATCAGACGGGCTGCGTCGGGCCAAAGACGCAGGTCTCGAAGTCTCTTGGGAAGGGCTTGCTGCTGTTTTGCAGTCGGGCGCACGCCCCGATATGGTGTTTGACGCAACGAGTGCGAAGGCGCACGTTCGCCACGCGAAACTGTTGCGTGAAGCCGGGATTCAAGCCATCGACTTGACCCCTGCCGCCCGCGGCCCGTACGTCATCGCAGCAGTCAACCTGCAGGAGCACCTCAAGTCTGAGAATGTCAACATGGTCACATGTGGCGGTCAGGCGACCGTACCCATCGTGCACGCGGTGAGCCGTGTGGTCGGTGTGTCGTATGGCGAGATCGTGGCGACGATATCCAGTAAGAGTGCAGGTCCCGGCACACGCGCGAACATCGATGAGTTCACGGAGACCACCTCTCGGGCTATCGAAGTCATTGGTGGCGCGAAAAAGGGCAAAGCCATTATCATTCTCAATCCAGCCGATCCGCCGATTCTCATGCGCGATACGATTTACTGCGTCATGGAAGAGGCCAGCGAAGAAATTTACGAGCGTGTCAATCAGTCTATTCACGACATGGTCAAGCATGTCCAGACATATGTCCCTGGCTATCACCTAAACCGCGAACCAATTTTTAAGGACAATTTGGTCAGCGTTTCTATCGAAGTAGAAGGACTCGGAGACTACTTGCCGGTTTACGCTGGCAACCTCGATATCATGACTGCAGCAGCCGTCAAGTTTGGCGAAGAGTTCGCGAAACACAAGATGGTCGTGAACAAGTGAGGGGGACAGCTTTATGGCATTCAAATACAAAATTGAACTGACAGACGTCACGTTACGCGACGGGATGCACGCTGTACGACACCAGTTCAGTGTCGACGACGCGAAGGCGATTGCTTCAGCACTTGATGGTACGGGTGTGGCGCTGATTGAAGCGACGCACGGTGATGGCTTGGGTGGAAGTTCTGTGCAGTATGGATTTTCTAAGGAGACAGAAGAGGATTACCTTCGTGCTGTGTGCAGTGTCGTCAAGGACTCGAAAGTTGCCGCGCTCCTGCTCCCCGGCATCGGTACCGTTGAAGACTTGAAACACGCTGTCGAGTACGGAATCAAAGCGGTACGCGTCGCTACGCACTCCACTGAAGCCGACATTTCGGCTCAGCACATTGAAGAGGCGCGAAAAATGGGACTAGAAACCGTCGGGTTCTTGATGATGTCCCATATGACACCTGCTGAAGTCCTCGTCGAAGAAGCCAAGAAGATGGCTTCTTACGGTGCCGAAGTGGTTTATATCGTAGACTCCGCGGGCGCAATGCTCATGGACGAAGTCCGCAAGAAGGTTTCCAAGCTTCGGGGAGCGCTCCCAGAAGACGTTCAAGTTGGCTTCCATGCACACAACAATCTGGGTGTCTCCGTTGCGAACTCCATCGCGGCTGTCGAAGAAGGTGCATTCCGCATCGACGCGAGTCTAGGGGGACTCGGTGCGGGTGCCGGGAACACACCGCTCGAAGTGTTCGTGGCTGCGTGTGAGAAGCACGGGATCGACACTGGTGTTCAGTTATACCCAGTCATGGACGCGGCCGAAGAGATCGTTCGTCCTCGGATGCATCAGCCTATCATCACGGACAAAGCTAGCTTAACGCTTGGATATGCTGGGGTATATTCCAGCTTCCTTCTGCACGCGAACCGGGCTGCAGAGCAGTTTTCGCTCGATCCTCGCGACATTCTCGTAGAACTCGGACGTCGCAAGGTTGTCGGTGGACAAGAAGACATGATCGTTGATGTCGCGTTTCAAATTGCAAACAGCAAATAACGTGCGGCCTGTTCAACGGGCTGCTGTCTTAACAAATCGACAGTAGGAGTGACGCGCTTTGGCATTGCAAGCTATTGCAGATGAAATCTACCGCCATCAAACAACCGCCGAAGAGTTGGAGAAAATTACGCTTCGGTACGATGGCTTAACGGTCGAAGATGCTTATGCCATTCAACAGTTGACCATTCAAAAGTACACGACCGCTGGTGACAAATTGATTGGTTGGAAGATGGGTCTGACCAGTAAGGCGAAGCAGCAATCTGTTGGTGTCGATGAAGCCATTTATGGTCATTTACTTAAGTCCATGGAACTGAGGAATCCAGAAGTTTCGCTGCAGGGACTTATTCACCCGCGTGTGGAACCGGAAATTGCGTTTGTCTTTAAGCACAAACTCGAAGGTACGGACATCACGCCGCGGGATGTGTGGCTGGCGACGGAGTGTGTCATGCCAGCCGTTGAAGTCATTGACAGTCGTTACAAGAATTTTTCATTCACGCTAGTGGACGTCATCGCGGACAACGCGTCGAGTGCAAAGTTCTATGTGGCTGATCAAGCATTCTCGCCGTATCAGTTCCAACTGGACCAAGTGGGCGTTGTCATGAAGCGTAATGGTGAAGTGTCGCAGACAGGTGCCGGTGCGGCCGTCTTGGGCCATCCGGTGCGGTCAATCATCGAACAGGTTCACATGCTAAGTCGCACAGGCAAAGCGATCGAGCCAGGTATGGTTGTCCTGACCGGTGGCATCACGGAGGCCATTTATATTTACGATGGGGATCGAATTTCCATTGAATTCGAAGGAATGGGCGAAATCAATCTGTCTATCCACGCATAAACGGGGAGGTTGAATGATGTGCCGTTAGTCCAAATGAGCATTTTGGAAGGGCGTTCTCCTGAAGTAAAAAAGGAGCTCATCAGGGAAGTGACCGACGCCGTCGTCAGAACACTCGGTGCAAAACCGGAGGCTGTCCGCGTTTTGCTGTACGAGATGCCCAAAGAACACTGGGGTGTCGGCGGTGTGTCGAGGGCTGAACAACCAGGTTAACTTTGCTTGAAGTTGAAAGAGGTGGACGGCTTGTTTGACGTACATTCCCATTTTGTTCCCGAAGGAGTCCTGGCTTGGCTCAAAGACAATGCCAGTCGCGTCAATGCAACTTGGGAACAGCGTGCAGTGGGCAAGGAGCCGTTTCTGACCATTAACCAAAAATGGTCGTTTGAACTGAAACAGGCTTTCTATCAAGCTGATGTATATTTAGAGGACCAGCGTAAGGCCGGCGTCGCACATACAATCGTGTCGCCCATACCGCAATTATTTCTATATGATTTCCCGGTGGAATTGACTGTCGAGCTCAGCGACCTGTACAACCATGAACTGGTTGCTTGGACGAAAGCCAATTCCGACAAGTTGTCTGGCTTGGCAACTCTCCCCCTCAATGATCCGGATGCCGCGGCTCGTCTGCTAGATGAAGCTATGTCGAACGGGTTAAAGGGTGCCATCATCGGTCCTGGTCACCAAGGCGTTCCACTGAGCGACGACCATTTTGCTCCGTTGTGGGAAGTGGCGAATGACAAGCGGGCAATCATTTTCATCCACCCACTCCTCAATGAGGACCCGCGCATCCAACGGAAAATGATGCCGAATCTCATTGGTGTCCCGTGGGAGACGACGATTTGTGGGTTGGATTTGTTACTGGGCGGGATACTCGACAAATATCCAAAGGCCAAGATTTTGCTGGCTCACGGTGGCGGCTTCTTGCCCTATCAAGTGGGTCGACTCAATCAAGGGTACCAAATGTGGCCTGCAGTAAAATCGTCGCTCAATGACACGCCGGAAACGTACTTGAAGCGATTCTGGTATGACAATGTTCTTTGGCACGAGGACGCCCTCGGGTATCTTCAAAAGCTGGTGGGCACAGACCGGGTATTGCCAGGGTCAGACTATCCATTTGATCTGAAGACTTGGCCTCCCGCGCCAACTAGCGAAGCGTCATGTAGGGCATTCCTCGGACTTTGAGTAAACCCCCTTTGAGGACGATTGCGGACGTATCACTCGCATGTGAACTGCTTATGATGATGGTTCACATGCGAGGTCCTCTATTGACAAAATGCATAATGATCAACATTCAATAGAAAATCATAGTAAACTGTATTGTTAACAATATTGTCTGTATTCCAAAGTGGCATCTTGTAGGATGAGAACCAAACAGGTCGGAATTGAGATGAAGGAGAGTGTCCTATTCGTATGGGCAAAGAACTTATGTTTGATGTTGCGCATGTTGGGCACGTTGAGTTGCTGACTCCAAAACACGATGAGAGTCTTCGCTTTTTTACCGATATCATGGGACTCGAAATCGCTGGACAGAACGGTCCGTCAACGTACCTAAGGTGCTGGGGAGATTACGAAATGTACTCTCTGAAGCTCACTCAGTCGGAGCAGGCGGGCGTTGGCCATACGGCGCTTCGGGCAATGAGCCCAGAGTCACTCGACCGACGTGTTCAAGCCATTGAAGCATCAGGGCACGGCATCGGTTGGATCGACGGTGATCTTGGGCATGGAAAAGCTTATCAGTTCCGAGGGCCAGATGGACATCTGATGGAATTGTACTATGACAGTGATCGTTATACGGCGCCGGAACATCTCCGTCCGACTTTAAAGAACCAACCGCAGAAGTTCACCGGACGAGGGGTTGCTGCCAAGCACCTGGATCACATCAATTTTCTTTCGTCCAACACAGAGGCAGACGGTACATTCGTTGAAGAGAAACTGGGCTTGCGACTAACGGAGCAAATTGTGCTCGACAACGGTCGCCATCCCGGGCTTTGGTACCGAGCAACGAACAAGTCGTACGATTTGGTCTATACGCAGGACGCGACTGGTACGCGTGGACGGTTGCACCACATCGCTTTTGGGGTGGACACGAACGAAGGCATCTGGCGCGCCGCCGACATTT
This is a stretch of genomic DNA from Alicyclobacillus dauci. It encodes these proteins:
- a CDS encoding catechol 2,3-dioxygenase, producing MGKELMFDVAHVGHVELLTPKHDESLRFFTDIMGLEIAGQNGPSTYLRCWGDYEMYSLKLTQSEQAGVGHTALRAMSPESLDRRVQAIEASGHGIGWIDGDLGHGKAYQFRGPDGHLMELYYDSDRYTAPEHLRPTLKNQPQKFTGRGVAAKHLDHINFLSSNTEADGTFVEEKLGLRLTEQIVLDNGRHPGLWYRATNKSYDLVYTQDATGTRGRLHHIAFGVDTNEGIWRAADIFVDNNVFIEFAPSKHAINQTYFVYVYEPGGNRIEVCAGGYLVLAPDWEPITWTEAERKRGQAWGNATVPSFHTYGTPVV
- a CDS encoding amidohydrolase family protein, with the translated sequence MFDVHSHFVPEGVLAWLKDNASRVNATWEQRAVGKEPFLTINQKWSFELKQAFYQADVYLEDQRKAGVAHTIVSPIPQLFLYDFPVELTVELSDLYNHELVAWTKANSDKLSGLATLPLNDPDAAARLLDEAMSNGLKGAIIGPGHQGVPLSDDHFAPLWEVANDKRAIIFIHPLLNEDPRIQRKMMPNLIGVPWETTICGLDLLLGGILDKYPKAKILLAHGGGFLPYQVGRLNQGYQMWPAVKSSLNDTPETYLKRFWYDNVLWHEDALGYLQKLVGTDRVLPGSDYPFDLKTWPPAPTSEASCRAFLGL
- the dmpG gene encoding 4-hydroxy-2-oxovalerate aldolase, with product MAFKYKIELTDVTLRDGMHAVRHQFSVDDAKAIASALDGTGVALIEATHGDGLGGSSVQYGFSKETEEDYLRAVCSVVKDSKVAALLLPGIGTVEDLKHAVEYGIKAVRVATHSTEADISAQHIEEARKMGLETVGFLMMSHMTPAEVLVEEAKKMASYGAEVVYIVDSAGAMLMDEVRKKVSKLRGALPEDVQVGFHAHNNLGVSVANSIAAVEEGAFRIDASLGGLGAGAGNTPLEVFVAACEKHGIDTGVQLYPVMDAAEEIVRPRMHQPIITDKASLTLGYAGVYSSFLLHANRAAEQFSLDPRDILVELGRRKVVGGQEDMIVDVAFQIANSK
- a CDS encoding acetaldehyde dehydrogenase (acetylating); this translates as MTKLTAAIVGSGNIGTDLMIKLMRSEWIEPRWMIGIDPESDGLRRAKDAGLEVSWEGLAAVLQSGARPDMVFDATSAKAHVRHAKLLREAGIQAIDLTPAARGPYVIAAVNLQEHLKSENVNMVTCGGQATVPIVHAVSRVVGVSYGEIVATISSKSAGPGTRANIDEFTETTSRAIEVIGGAKKGKAIIILNPADPPILMRDTIYCVMEEASEEIYERVNQSIHDMVKHVQTYVPGYHLNREPIFKDNLVSVSIEVEGLGDYLPVYAGNLDIMTAAAVKFGEEFAKHKMVVNK
- a CDS encoding 2-keto-4-pentenoate hydratase — its product is MALQAIADEIYRHQTTAEELEKITLRYDGLTVEDAYAIQQLTIQKYTTAGDKLIGWKMGLTSKAKQQSVGVDEAIYGHLLKSMELRNPEVSLQGLIHPRVEPEIAFVFKHKLEGTDITPRDVWLATECVMPAVEVIDSRYKNFSFTLVDVIADNASSAKFYVADQAFSPYQFQLDQVGVVMKRNGEVSQTGAGAAVLGHPVRSIIEQVHMLSRTGKAIEPGMVVLTGGITEAIYIYDGDRISIEFEGMGEINLSIHA
- a CDS encoding 2-keto-4-pentenoate hydratase — protein: MGDNRTAEFAEKLYLAERNLSVIAPLTSEVPDMSMETAYGIQMLNVEKKLGNGDRVVGHKIGLTSKPMQTMLGVGEPDFGHLFTSMHYQSGDVIDYPLIQPKVEPELAFILKEDLAGPNIGIQDVLRATRFVLPAIEVIDSRVADWKIKLADTIADNASSGCFVLSDTVTAIEHANITTAGAVMKINGEVAETGAGAAVIGNPALAVAWLANKLSSLGTTLRAGDIILSGAVSKAVPVQPGDHVSLSFGRLGRVDLTMKA
- a CDS encoding aldehyde dehydrogenase, yielding MEKVLHFIDGQFVESADGRTFDNINPATGEKIGTVAEGSKREIDQAVAAARRAFKTWGKTSAAERSVILHKIADLIEANLEELALLETADTGKPLSLSKSLDIPRSAYNFRFFGDFVKGMSTETFEMEGVALNYALRRPVGVAGLISPWNLPLFLLTWKVAPCLAAGDTCVIKPAELTPMTATKLAEICKEAGLPDGVLNVVHGFGPDAAGSALTEHPDVDLISLTGETSTGKAVMKAASSTLKGLSLELGGKNPNIIFADCDLEDALETTIRSSFVNQGEVCLCGSRIYVERPLYDTFVERLVDKASKLVVGDPLDPKTNVGALIGAEHLDRVEGFVTRAVQEGGRILLGGKRPEQLAKGAFFEPTIIVDVDSSCEITRQEVFGPVVTIQPFDTEEEVVALANDTSYGLGATIWTSNLKRAHRVAGEIEAGIIWVNTWFLRDLRTPFGGMKQSGIGREGGVHSFEFFSELKNVCIKL
- a CDS encoding IclR family transcriptional regulator — its product is MENHTSDYRTLSSLKNALLALKCFTMEEPEKGITEIAQSLGLSKSTVHRVMTTLAEEGFVLRDEHTHRYRLGLSVLSLGGIIMSNLEIYREGQHLLEEFVNRFDETVHLAVLENYSTVYVSKLECKHPIKISTHLGGKNPLHCTSSGKAILASQKEEMIDEVIRRGLEKRTRSTITDPHQLKVALSEIRKAGYAISRSELREGVHSVAVPVRDYTRQVIGAVTVVGPAERFTEEKMKSFARTLESMGKEISSRLGYYERRR
- a CDS encoding 2-hydroxymuconate tautomerase, which gives rise to MPLVQMSILEGRSPEVKKELIREVTDAVVRTLGAKPEAVRVLLYEMPKEHWGVGGVSRAEQPG
- a CDS encoding DODA-type extradiol aromatic ring-opening family dioxygenase, yielding MSLELAMITPHTPRICHQDRVPDFQKPMVDAMYKCADIIDRVNPDVVVLISCHWMSSFFHYVDITPRHQGILTAVECPDLITDVPYDHPGHPDLGQKLVDAGKAAGLSVVGINDPTYIWDYGTVVPLRYLLKNKDIPIVDLSVCWAASIQESIEWGRVIGQVFEESPLRVVFLASGALAHNLGRGPELWPNITEQALDREFCNYLVKGDRDSAVSMLPSYVRAAGVESGGRHVAVLLGVVQNKFMGELHGYGPSSGSGNPVLTIQYAG
- a CDS encoding aldehyde dehydrogenase family protein; amino-acid sequence: MAFDFSTLNKQYIDGTWRDGRSGKVYVDQNPYDETTVAEFQMASIEDVDLACQAAQRAQKEWAKVNPFEKRELFERAVQIIDDNTESIARVIADEIGGTFVKAMIEIMLVKNTLKEAATYPMRMDGRIIPASIPGKENRLYRLPVGVVAVLSPFNFPFCLSMRAVAPALACGNGVVLKPNEASAITGGTMIAKIFEEAGLPKGLLNVIVTEIGQIGDSFIEHPIPKVISFTGSTPVGRHIGEVASRNLKRVGLELGGNSALVVLEDADIDQAVNASVFSRFAHQGQICMCTNRVIVHREVYDIFVEKLVDKVASLKCGDPREQDTVIGPLINHRQVELLQKVVDESIAQGAKLAYRGPVEGNVVGPIVLTDVSEEMTCARQEMFGPAIAIIPVDSEDEAIRVANNSDFGLSGAVHTSNLERGVEIAKRIESGMVHVNDGTVNDEPLVAFGGEKASGVGRYNGEWALEEFTTVKWISVQHEKREYPF